From a single Micromonospora carbonacea genomic region:
- a CDS encoding RNA polymerase-binding protein RbpA, which translates to MTSGNVIRGTRVGSGPERLGERHVPAPRRPVSYWCRNDHRVDVPIAADAAPPTLWDCPRCGLPAGQDPADPPGRARPEPYKTHLAYVKERRTPEQGEALLAEALAALRRRRGGS; encoded by the coding sequence GTGACGAGTGGCAACGTCATCCGGGGCACCCGGGTCGGGTCGGGGCCGGAACGCCTCGGCGAGCGGCACGTGCCGGCCCCGCGCCGGCCGGTCAGCTACTGGTGCCGCAACGACCACCGGGTCGACGTGCCCATCGCGGCCGACGCGGCGCCGCCGACGCTGTGGGACTGCCCGCGCTGCGGGCTCCCCGCCGGCCAGGACCCGGCGGACCCGCCGGGCCGGGCCCGTCCCGAGCCCTACAAGACCCACCTGGCGTACGTGAAGGAGCGGCGCACCCCCGAGCAGGGGGAGGCGCTGCTGGCGGAGGCCCTGGCCGCCCTGCGCCGCCGCAGGGGTGGCTCCTGA